The proteins below are encoded in one region of Ascochyta rabiei chromosome 21, complete sequence:
- a CDS encoding Phenol 2-monooxygenase (NADPH) — protein sequence MAVTDSPESKCDVLIIGAGPAGMMMATWMARMGISARIVDKRSTKIYAGQADGVQLRSLEIFDSFGFADRVWKEANHMIEMCMWNPGEDGVLRRGDRVPDMPPGLSRFTQIVLHQGRIERFFLDHIKKHSKDALRVERAVLPESLEIDEERCHDHSADTYPIKVQLRHLTDEEATPAQANGQTVHDGLFRSNLADDDTDELIQKGRENKGGLESVRAKYVVGCDGAHSWTRKQLGFQLEGEPTDFIWGVLDIVPITDFPDIRNRCAVHSASSGSMMVIPREEKLVRLYIQLTEIKPDASGRADRSKITPETIIQAAQKIIAPYSLTYQYCDWFTAYQIGQRVGTHFAYQDRVFLTGDAVHTHSPKAGQGMNVSMHDSYNLGWKLGLVVKGVAQPSILKTYQSERRRVAQDLIAFDHKFSRLFSGRPAKDVMDDEGVSMKDFKQAFLDGNIFASGLSVDYGTSMLVAKPGSSADQGDGTDVSSSHDDKVVGRQELASNIKLGVRFPSCQVLNQSDARPWELQQKLRSDGRFRLILFAGNVVEGRQQARLRAFCQHLTASRFLGPHVHKNIALLTCHAAKRTEVELLRDFPDVLHPFDSKLGWDYESVYVDDVSYHEGFGDAYSKYGVDKEAGCVVVTRPDQHVGHIESLDEDGFVGVEAYFKGVLAP from the exons ATGGCCGTCACAGACTCTCCGGAGTCCAAGTGCGATGT GCTCATTATTGGAGCAGGGCCGGCTGG CATGATGATGGCTACGTGGATGGCGCGCATGGGCATCTCGGCCCGCATTGTCGACAAACGCAGCACCAAGATCTACGCTGGACAAGCCGACGGCGTGCAGCTGCGCAGTCTGGAGATTTTCGACAGCTTCGGGTTCGCGGACCGTGTGTGGAAAGAGGCGAACCACATGATCGAAATGTGCATGTGGAACCCTGGCGAGGACGGCGTGCTCAGGAGGGGCGATCGTGTGCCTGATATGCCGCCAGGGCTGAGCAGGTTTACCCAGATCGTGCTGCATCAGGGGAGGATTGAGAGGTTCTTTCTGGACCATATCAAGAAGCACTCCAAAGATGCGTTGAGGGTCGAGAGAGCGGTACTTCCGGAGTCGTTGGAAATTGATGAGGAGCGTTGCCATGACCACTCTGCGGACACGTACCCCATCAAGGTGCAACTGAGGCATCTGACGGACGAGGAGGCCACACCAGCCCAGGCGAACGGGCAAACGGTGCACGACGGACTGTTCAGGAGCAACCTGGCGGACGACGATACGGACGAATTGATCCAGAAGGGGAGAGAAAACAAGGGTGGGTTGGAGAGTGTCAGAGCAAAGTACGTGGTCGGCTGCGATGGGGCGCACAGCTGGACAAGAAAACAGCTGGGATTCCAGCTCGAAGGCGAACCGACAGACTTCATCTGGGGCGTGCTGGACATTGTGCCCATCACCGATTTCCCCGACATTCGCAACCGCTGCGCCGTTCACAGCGCATCGTCCGGGTCGATGATGGTGATTCCTCGTGAGGAGAAGCTTGTGCGGCTGTACATTCAGCTTACGGAGATCAAGCCAGACGCGTCAGGGCGCGCGGACCGATCGAAGATCACGCCTGAGACCATCATCCAGGCTGCGCAGAAGATCATTGCGCCGTATTCGTTGACGTACCAGTACTGCGACTGGTTCACTGCGTACCAGATTGGGCAGCGAGTCGGCACCCACTTTGCCTACCAGGACCGCGTGTTCCTGACGGGCGACGCAGTGCACACGCACTCACCGAAAG CGGGACAAGGCATGAACGTCAGCATGCACGATTCGTACAATCTGGGGTGGAAGCTTGGTCTTGTCGTCAAAGGCGTGGCTCAGCCTTCGATCCTGAAAACCTATCAGTCAGAGCGGCGCAGGGTTGCTCAGGACCTCATCGCGTTCGACCACAAATTCTCACGACTCTTCTCGGGTCGGCCGGCCAAGGACGTCATGGACGACGAGGGCGTCAGCATGAAAGACTTCAAGCAGGCCTTCTTGGACGGCAACATATTTGCCTCTGGCCTGTCGGTGGATTACGGCACGAGCATGCTCGTGGCCAAGCCAGGTAGTTCAGCGGACCAAGGGGACGGCACCGACGTGTCGTCTTCGCACGACGACAAGGTGGTTGGGCGACAGGAGCTGGCGTCCAACATCAAGCTGGGCGTGCGGTTCCCGAGCTGCCAGGTCCTAAACCAGTCGGACGCACGGCCGTGGGAGTTGCAGCAGAAGCTGAGGAGCGACGGCCGATTCCGCCTCATCCTCTTCGCAGGCAACGTGGTCGAAGGCCGGCAGCAGGCACGATTGAGGGCGTTTTGCCAGCACCTGACCGCGTCCAGGTTCCTAGGGCCGCACGTGCACAAGAACATTGCGCTCCTCACGTGTCACGCGGCGAAGCGCACCGAGGTGGAACTGCTGCGGGACTTCCCCGACGTGCTGCATCCGTTCGACAGCAAGCTGGGGTGGGACTACGAGTCGGTGTACGTAGACGACGTCAGCTACCACGAGGGATTTGGCGACGCGTACAGCAAGTACGGGGTGGACAAGGAGGCTGGGTGCGTGGTGGTGACGAGGCCAGACCAGCACGTGGGGCACATTGAGTCGCTGGACGAGGATGGGTTTGTTGGTGTGGAGGCGTATTTCAAGGGCGTGCTTGCACCGTAG
- a CDS encoding Chitin synthase, with the protein MDRPTTPEGGRYQRPPAYDEDELLPAMQGSSTMRLLTHVEDSYQRRSFEASDAMTGAHSTAAALSGRMTPPEAGTQKTAEPGLVDFLREAGEALGSTSTWTAHAPPPQPAMPRRKTLKTRLGDSLYAHKPKLAPHDHGLPMQLLRRPTAAPSRAYHPTAASVAGPSRSHSLLDTAPTMPPPTDGASPPYQPYQPYRRPYSPDRPYSPDRPYSPTRTSFDYARPPASTQYEPETLDGSPRPGSPTRPGSPRRPLPPQPLFAQRHSEPGGDMSNMTAIPIDDDDDDDNNNNNNINNHHHNNNNNNPFDDGKTYDRRPDLDSRVSYLSDDTYTDGYTNVDEKGEHYGPAPTGAMPRRGARDAVMTKKEVRLINGELILECKIPTILYSFLPRRDDIEFTHMRYTAVTCDPDDFVDRGYKLRQNIDSSRETELFICITMYNENEIDFTRTMHGVMQNISHFCSRIKSRTWGKDGWQKIVVCIISDGRSKVHPRTLDAIAAMGCFQEGIAKNHVNQREVTAHVYEYTTQVSLDSDLKFKGAEKGIVPCQMIFCLKEANSKKLNSHRWFFNAFGRALNPNICILLDVGTKPGPKALYHLWKAFDTDSSVAGAAGEIKAGKGKAWLGLLNPLVASQNFEYKMSNILDKPLESVFGYITVLPGALSAYRYHALQNDHTGHGPLSQYFKGETLHGQDADVFTANMYLAEDRILCWELVAKRSEQWVLKYVKAATGETDVPDSVPEFISQRRRWLNGAFFAAVYSLLHFKQVWSTDHTIWRKILLHIEFVYQFVQLLFTFFSLANFYLTFYFVAGSLADPEMDPFGHSIGKVIFYILRYTCTLLICMQFILSMGNRPQGTKKMFLWSMIGYGIIMAYTTFASIYIVVYQLKNSDAPKTIGNNTFTNLIISTATTIGLYFLMSFMYLDPWHMFTSSAQYFALLPSYIATLQVYAFCNTHDITWGTKGDNVAKTDLGDAKAKAGNVVELEMPSEQLDIDSGYDEALRNLRDRVEVPEKPMSESQQQEDYYRAVRTYVVVIWLISNAVLAMSVSEAYGNRKVTNNFYLTFILWSVAALAFFRAIGSTSFLIINSIHTAMETKLKWEDKIEDKKSGATGLGGGIKSKRKGKWWKFGFGGSYGGSVVSSAWFSKSSISSKLSSISPSNWGGSSVGR; encoded by the exons ATGGACCGGCCCACGACGCCCGAGGGCGGGCGCTACCAACGGCCGCCTGCATACGACGAGGATGAGCTGCTGCCGGCGATGCAAGGGAGTTCCACCATGCGCCTGTTGACACACGTCGAGGACAGTTACCA GAGACGCTCGTTCGAGGCTTCAGACGCCATGACGGGCGCGCACAGCACGGCGGCGGCCCTAAGCGGACGCATGACGCCGCCCGAGGCAGGCACGCAGAAGACGGCCGAGCCAGGCCTGGTCGACTTCCTGCGCGAGGCGGGCGAGGCGCTGGGCTCGACGTCGACTTGGACTGCACACGCACCGCCACCCCAGCCAGCGATGCCGCGGCGCAAGACGCTCAAGACGCGCCTCGGCGACTCCCTCTACGCGCACAAGCCGAAGCTGGCGCCACACGACCATGGCTTACCAATGCAACTCCTCCGCAGACCAACCGCGGCCCCCTCGCGCGCATACCACCCGACCGCCGCCTCCGTGGCCGGCCCCTCGCGCTCGCACTCGCTGCTCGACACGGCGCCCACCATGCCCCCGCCCACCGACGGCGCCTCCCCGCCCTACCAGCCCTACCAGCCCTACCGCCGCCCATACTCGCCCGACCGTCCGTACTCGCCCGACCGCCCGTACTCGCCCACGCGCACCTCGTTCGACTacgcccgcccgcccgcctCGACCCAGTACGAGCCCGAGACGCTCGACGGCAGCCCGCGCCCGGGGAGTCCCACACGGCCCGGCAGCCCCAGGAGACCGCTGCCCCCGCAGCCACTGTTCGCGCAGCGCCACTCGGAGCCTGGGGGAGACATGAGCAACATGACGGCCATTCCCatcgacgacgatgacgacgacgacaacaacaacaacaacaacatcaacaaccaccaccacaacaacaacaacaacaaccccTTCGACGACGGCAAGACGTACGATCGCCGCCCCGACCTCGACTCCCGCGTCTCCTACCTGTCCGACGACACCTACACGGACGGCTACACCAACGTCGACGAAAAGGGCGAGCACTATGGCCCGGCACCCACGGGCGCCATGCCGCGACGAGGCGCCCGCGACGCCGTCATGACCAAGAAGGAGGTCCGTCTGATCAACGGCGAGCTGATCCTCGAGTGCAAGATCCCCACCATCCTGTACAGCTTCCTGCCGCGCCGCGACGACATCGAGTTCACCCACATGCGCTACACCGCCGTCACCTGCGACCCCGACGACTTTGTCGACCGCGGCTACAAGCTGCGCCAGAACATCGACAGCTCGCGCGAGACGGAGCTCTTCATCTGCATCACCATGTACAACGAGAACGAGATCGACTTCACCCGCACCATGCACGGCGTCATGCAGAACATCAGCCACTTCTGCTCCCGCATCAAGTCCCGCACCTGGGGCAAGGACGGCTGGCAGAAGATTGTCGTCTGCATCATCTCCGACGGACGCAGCAAGGTCCACCCCCGCACCCTCGACGCCATCGCCGCCATGGGCTGCTTCCAGGAGGGCATCGCCAAGAACCACGTCAACCAGCGCGAGGTCACCGCCCACGTCTACGAATACACAACCCAGGTCTCCCTCGACTCCGACCTCAAGTTCAAGGGCGCCGAGAAGGGCATCGTGCCGTGCCAGATGATCTTCTGCCTCAAGGAAGCCAACTCCAAGAAGCTCAACTCCCACCGCTGGTTCTTCAACGCCTTTGGCCGCGCCCTGAACCCCAACATCTGCATCCTGCTCGACGTCGGCACGAAGCCCGGGCCCAAGGCCCTGTACCATCTGTGGAAGGCGTTCGACACAGACTCCTCCGTCGCCGGAGCCGCTGGCGAGATCAAAGCAGGCAAGGGCAAGGCCTGGCTCGGCCTCCTCAACCCACTCGTCGCATCCCAGAACTTCGAGTACAAAATGTCAAACATCCTCGACAAGCCGCTCGAGTCCGTGTTCGGGTACATCACCGTGCTGCCCGGTGCGCTGTCCGCGTATCGATACCACGCCCTGCAAAACGACCACACAGGCCACGGTCCGTTGAGTCAGTACTTCAAGGGAGAGACGCTACACGGTCAGGACGCGGATGTCTTCACTGCGAACATGTACCTCGCCGAGGATCGTATTCTGTGCTGGGAACTCGTGGCGAAGCGCAGCGAGCAGTGGGTCTTGAAGTACGTCAAGGCTGCCACGGGTGAGACGGATGTGCCTG ACTCGGTTCCTGAATTCATCTCCCAGCGTCGACGTTGGCTCAACGGTGCCTTCTTCGCGGCGGTCTACTCGCTCCTCCACTTCAAGCAGGTCTGGTCCACCGACCACACCATCTGGCGCAAGATCCTGCTCCACATCGAGTTCGTCTACCAGTTCGTGCAGCTGCTCTTCACCTTCTTCTCGCTCGCCAACTTCTACCTTACCTTCTACTTCGTCGCCGGCTCCCTCGCCGACCCGGAGATGGATCCCTTCGGCCACAGCATCGGCAAAGTCATCTTCTACATCCTCCGCTACACGTGCACGCTCCTCATCTGCATGCAGTTCATCCTGTCCATGGGCAATCGGCCGCAAGGCACCAAGAAGATGTTCCTCTGGAGCATGATCGGCTATGGCATCATCATGGCCTACACCACCTTCGCCTCCATCTACATCGTCGTCTACCAGCTCAAGAACTCGGACGCACCCAAGACGATTGGAAACAACACCTTCACCAATTTGATCATCTCGACAGCGACCACGATCGGCCTCTACTTCCTCATGTCCTTCATGTACCTCGACCCCTGGCACATGTTCACCTCGTCCGCCCAGTACTTTGCGCTGCTGCCGAGTTACATCGCAACCCTCCAAGTCTACGCCTTCTGCAACACGCACGACATCACGTGGGGCACAAAGGGCGACAACGTCGCAAAGACGGACCTGGGCGAcgccaaagccaaagccgGCAACGTCGTGGAGCTGGAGATGCCGTCGGAGCAGCTCGACATCGACTCCGGCTACGACGAGGCGCTGCGCAACCTCCGCGACCGCGTCGAAGTCCCCGAGAAGCCAATGTCCGAGTCGCAGCAGCAGGAGGACTACTACCGCGCGGTGCGCACCTACGTGGTCGTCATCTGGCTCATCAGCAACGCCGTGCTCGCCATGTCCGTGTCGGAAGCATACGGCAACCGCAAAGTCACCAACAACTTCTACCTCACCTTCATCCTCTGGAGCGTCGCCGCGCTCGCCTTCTTCCGCGCCATCGGCTCCACCTCGTTCCTCATCATCAACAGCATCCACACCGCCATGGAGACAAAGCTCAAGTGGGAGGACAAGATCGAAGACAAGAAGAGCGGCGCTACCGGCCTCGGCGGCGGCATCAAGAGTAAGCGCAAGGGCAAGTGGTGGAAGTTTGGCTTCGGCGGTAGCTATGGCGGCAGTGTCGTCAGCAGCGCCTGGTTCAGCAAGAGCTCCATCAGCAGCAAGTTGAGCAGTATCAGTCCGAGCAACTGGGGCGGGAGCAGTGTTGGGCGTTGA
- a CDS encoding Chitin synthase: MDRPTTPEGGRYQRPPAYDEDELLPAMQGSSTMRLLTHVEDSYQPTAAPSRAYHPTAASVAGPSRSHSLLDTAPTMPPPTDGASPPYQPYQPYRRPYSPDRPYSPDRPYSPTRTSFDYARPPASTQYEPETLDGSPRPGSPTRPGSPRRPLPPQPLFAQRHSEPGGDMSNMTAIPIDDDDDDDNNNNNNINNHHHNNNNNNPFDDGKTYDRRPDLDSRVSYLSDDTYTDGYTNVDEKGEHYGPAPTGAMPRRGARDAVMTKKEVRLINGELILECKIPTILYSFLPRRDDIEFTHMRYTAVTCDPDDFVDRGYKLRQNIDSSRETELFICITMYNENEIDFTRTMHGVMQNISHFCSRIKSRTWGKDGWQKIVVCIISDGRSKVHPRTLDAIAAMGCFQEGIAKNHVNQREVTAHVYEYTTQVSLDSDLKFKGAEKGIVPCQMIFCLKEANSKKLNSHRWFFNAFGRALNPNICILLDVGTKPGPKALYHLWKAFDTDSSVAGAAGEIKAGKGKAWLGLLNPLVASQNFEYKMSNILDKPLESVFGYITVLPGALSAYRYHALQNDHTGHGPLSQYFKGETLHGQDADVFTANMYLAEDRILCWELVAKRSEQWVLKYVKAATGETDVPDSVPEFISQRRRWLNGAFFAAVYSLLHFKQVWSTDHTIWRKILLHIEFVYQFVQLLFTFFSLANFYLTFYFVAGSLADPEMDPFGHSIGKVIFYILRYTCTLLICMQFILSMGNRPQGTKKMFLWSMIGYGIIMAYTTFASIYIVVYQLKNSDAPKTIGNNTFTNLIISTATTIGLYFLMSFMYLDPWHMFTSSAQYFALLPSYIATLQVYAFCNTHDITWGTKGDNVAKTDLGDAKAKAGNVVELEMPSEQLDIDSGYDEALRNLRDRVEVPEKPMSESQQQEDYYRAVRTYVVVIWLISNAVLAMSVSEAYGNRKVTNNFYLTFILWSVAALAFFRAIGSTSFLIINSIHTAMETKLKWEDKIEDKKSGATGLGGGIKSKRKGKWWKFGFGGSYGGSVVSSAWFSKSSISSKLSSISPSNWGGSSVGR; this comes from the exons ATGGACCGGCCCACGACGCCCGAGGGCGGGCGCTACCAACGGCCGCCTGCATACGACGAGGATGAGCTGCTGCCGGCGATGCAAGGGAGTTCCACCATGCGCCTGTTGACACACGTCGAGGACAGTTACCA ACCAACCGCGGCCCCCTCGCGCGCATACCACCCGACCGCCGCCTCCGTGGCCGGCCCCTCGCGCTCGCACTCGCTGCTCGACACGGCGCCCACCATGCCCCCGCCCACCGACGGCGCCTCCCCGCCCTACCAGCCCTACCAGCCCTACCGCCGCCCATACTCGCCCGACCGTCCGTACTCGCCCGACCGCCCGTACTCGCCCACGCGCACCTCGTTCGACTacgcccgcccgcccgcctCGACCCAGTACGAGCCCGAGACGCTCGACGGCAGCCCGCGCCCGGGGAGTCCCACACGGCCCGGCAGCCCCAGGAGACCGCTGCCCCCGCAGCCACTGTTCGCGCAGCGCCACTCGGAGCCTGGGGGAGACATGAGCAACATGACGGCCATTCCCatcgacgacgatgacgacgacgacaacaacaacaacaacaacatcaacaaccaccaccacaacaacaacaacaacaaccccTTCGACGACGGCAAGACGTACGATCGCCGCCCCGACCTCGACTCCCGCGTCTCCTACCTGTCCGACGACACCTACACGGACGGCTACACCAACGTCGACGAAAAGGGCGAGCACTATGGCCCGGCACCCACGGGCGCCATGCCGCGACGAGGCGCCCGCGACGCCGTCATGACCAAGAAGGAGGTCCGTCTGATCAACGGCGAGCTGATCCTCGAGTGCAAGATCCCCACCATCCTGTACAGCTTCCTGCCGCGCCGCGACGACATCGAGTTCACCCACATGCGCTACACCGCCGTCACCTGCGACCCCGACGACTTTGTCGACCGCGGCTACAAGCTGCGCCAGAACATCGACAGCTCGCGCGAGACGGAGCTCTTCATCTGCATCACCATGTACAACGAGAACGAGATCGACTTCACCCGCACCATGCACGGCGTCATGCAGAACATCAGCCACTTCTGCTCCCGCATCAAGTCCCGCACCTGGGGCAAGGACGGCTGGCAGAAGATTGTCGTCTGCATCATCTCCGACGGACGCAGCAAGGTCCACCCCCGCACCCTCGACGCCATCGCCGCCATGGGCTGCTTCCAGGAGGGCATCGCCAAGAACCACGTCAACCAGCGCGAGGTCACCGCCCACGTCTACGAATACACAACCCAGGTCTCCCTCGACTCCGACCTCAAGTTCAAGGGCGCCGAGAAGGGCATCGTGCCGTGCCAGATGATCTTCTGCCTCAAGGAAGCCAACTCCAAGAAGCTCAACTCCCACCGCTGGTTCTTCAACGCCTTTGGCCGCGCCCTGAACCCCAACATCTGCATCCTGCTCGACGTCGGCACGAAGCCCGGGCCCAAGGCCCTGTACCATCTGTGGAAGGCGTTCGACACAGACTCCTCCGTCGCCGGAGCCGCTGGCGAGATCAAAGCAGGCAAGGGCAAGGCCTGGCTCGGCCTCCTCAACCCACTCGTCGCATCCCAGAACTTCGAGTACAAAATGTCAAACATCCTCGACAAGCCGCTCGAGTCCGTGTTCGGGTACATCACCGTGCTGCCCGGTGCGCTGTCCGCGTATCGATACCACGCCCTGCAAAACGACCACACAGGCCACGGTCCGTTGAGTCAGTACTTCAAGGGAGAGACGCTACACGGTCAGGACGCGGATGTCTTCACTGCGAACATGTACCTCGCCGAGGATCGTATTCTGTGCTGGGAACTCGTGGCGAAGCGCAGCGAGCAGTGGGTCTTGAAGTACGTCAAGGCTGCCACGGGTGAGACGGATGTGCCTG ACTCGGTTCCTGAATTCATCTCCCAGCGTCGACGTTGGCTCAACGGTGCCTTCTTCGCGGCGGTCTACTCGCTCCTCCACTTCAAGCAGGTCTGGTCCACCGACCACACCATCTGGCGCAAGATCCTGCTCCACATCGAGTTCGTCTACCAGTTCGTGCAGCTGCTCTTCACCTTCTTCTCGCTCGCCAACTTCTACCTTACCTTCTACTTCGTCGCCGGCTCCCTCGCCGACCCGGAGATGGATCCCTTCGGCCACAGCATCGGCAAAGTCATCTTCTACATCCTCCGCTACACGTGCACGCTCCTCATCTGCATGCAGTTCATCCTGTCCATGGGCAATCGGCCGCAAGGCACCAAGAAGATGTTCCTCTGGAGCATGATCGGCTATGGCATCATCATGGCCTACACCACCTTCGCCTCCATCTACATCGTCGTCTACCAGCTCAAGAACTCGGACGCACCCAAGACGATTGGAAACAACACCTTCACCAATTTGATCATCTCGACAGCGACCACGATCGGCCTCTACTTCCTCATGTCCTTCATGTACCTCGACCCCTGGCACATGTTCACCTCGTCCGCCCAGTACTTTGCGCTGCTGCCGAGTTACATCGCAACCCTCCAAGTCTACGCCTTCTGCAACACGCACGACATCACGTGGGGCACAAAGGGCGACAACGTCGCAAAGACGGACCTGGGCGAcgccaaagccaaagccgGCAACGTCGTGGAGCTGGAGATGCCGTCGGAGCAGCTCGACATCGACTCCGGCTACGACGAGGCGCTGCGCAACCTCCGCGACCGCGTCGAAGTCCCCGAGAAGCCAATGTCCGAGTCGCAGCAGCAGGAGGACTACTACCGCGCGGTGCGCACCTACGTGGTCGTCATCTGGCTCATCAGCAACGCCGTGCTCGCCATGTCCGTGTCGGAAGCATACGGCAACCGCAAAGTCACCAACAACTTCTACCTCACCTTCATCCTCTGGAGCGTCGCCGCGCTCGCCTTCTTCCGCGCCATCGGCTCCACCTCGTTCCTCATCATCAACAGCATCCACACCGCCATGGAGACAAAGCTCAAGTGGGAGGACAAGATCGAAGACAAGAAGAGCGGCGCTACCGGCCTCGGCGGCGGCATCAAGAGTAAGCGCAAGGGCAAGTGGTGGAAGTTTGGCTTCGGCGGTAGCTATGGCGGCAGTGTCGTCAGCAGCGCCTGGTTCAGCAAGAGCTCCATCAGCAGCAAGTTGAGCAGTATCAGTCCGAGCAACTGGGGCGGGAGCAGTGTTGGGCGTTGA